In Natronococcus occultus SP4, the following proteins share a genomic window:
- a CDS encoding FtsX-like permease family protein yields the protein MTYLRVLVGRWSRRDRLAVLVIALTVALLVGAALLVVAAGDQTRSLAAEYDGNASVDSYDDVDEATRTADPEDVVLPTATAVDPGGEAHRVVAIPEDASTVGLPDPPEGTVAPGVDVDAGNESWRLEGSTGTAATTVGAANGDDTIPPTWVRTTPETLAEVGPTGALVVSPSSEGDAPLIGALEFFTHGAADVLGIVRTGIAAAGVIVAVTLSSVVRMTIRDRARTIRVVRATGASPRRVRLAFAARAGAIATVGGVLGYAIGTIVTNAAVTAAVVVGLPTTLSVAVTPEILRLVVAMLAAVGLVGVATGYVTARAATAKPPARVGREESGGSEDGPRGRVRRVGAGVRRRLGPSVLAPRTILPATATLSTFAVIVLLVASLGTVGASLGTAGTAIAEPDAAHPADSRVSADYAESLEQRGIPASPEILLFASHDEEPYLVRGADYGAFASVSDPRLVEGTEPTADEDAVVGVELADALGVGPGDELVVGGSTDAAVGMVTVVGTVETGGFADHQLLVSLPTARHLSALEGDDVNQIRTAAAPAEDADGEAVTVVDVDGPAHVAPGESVTAEATVWNPTAEDVERTLEAQLGDDEASRTVEIEPYEHRTVAFELATSVADEYELTVGDVTSSVVVADAAPLESPALPASGPPGASLSVPVETIDGEPVSNATVRVGNRTAETGADGVAGIELPADPGTYEATVRAGEREHTASIRVARDADRDPATSVSISPSSPSVHAQPTAAVELVNPWNRSVESPIELAGAEASERTTVALEPGETTTRTTTLSRQPPGNHSVAVATGDRTLATTEYEVVGDDRVVSALAASGHHRADGGIETAIEYAVGNLQVLLGALTALAAVTVVGATSAVLARAIRARRRTLAIYRATGASPRRLLGIVLGDAARIGVVASAAAVGVAVGVLELLAVTGRLTAFGISLAPRPTATVALAVFGGGLVLTLVAALVATLPILQRPPASLLAASSARIATDRRERSAPGSEPEHDQTD from the coding sequence ATGACGTATCTTCGCGTGCTCGTCGGTCGCTGGTCGCGGCGGGACCGACTCGCGGTGCTCGTAATCGCGCTGACGGTAGCGCTGCTGGTCGGTGCCGCGTTGCTCGTCGTCGCCGCCGGCGACCAGACCCGCAGCCTCGCGGCCGAGTACGACGGGAACGCCTCGGTCGACAGCTACGACGACGTCGACGAGGCGACCCGCACGGCCGACCCCGAGGACGTCGTCCTTCCGACGGCGACGGCCGTCGATCCGGGCGGGGAGGCCCATCGGGTCGTCGCGATCCCCGAAGACGCCTCGACGGTCGGTCTCCCCGACCCGCCCGAGGGAACCGTCGCACCCGGTGTCGACGTCGACGCCGGAAACGAGTCCTGGCGACTCGAGGGGAGTACGGGGACGGCGGCGACGACGGTCGGCGCCGCGAACGGCGACGACACCATCCCGCCGACGTGGGTCCGAACGACCCCGGAGACCCTCGCCGAGGTCGGCCCGACGGGCGCGCTCGTCGTCTCGCCCTCCTCGGAGGGTGACGCGCCGCTGATCGGCGCCCTCGAGTTCTTCACCCACGGCGCCGCCGACGTCCTCGGAATCGTCCGGACGGGGATCGCTGCGGCCGGCGTGATCGTCGCCGTGACCCTCTCGAGCGTCGTCCGGATGACGATCCGGGACCGCGCGCGGACGATCCGCGTGGTGCGAGCGACGGGCGCCTCGCCGCGACGGGTTCGACTCGCGTTCGCGGCGCGGGCCGGCGCGATCGCGACCGTCGGCGGCGTCCTCGGCTACGCGATCGGCACGATCGTCACCAACGCGGCCGTCACCGCGGCCGTCGTTGTCGGGCTGCCGACGACCCTGTCGGTCGCCGTGACGCCCGAGATCCTCCGGCTCGTCGTCGCGATGCTCGCCGCGGTCGGGCTCGTCGGGGTCGCGACGGGGTACGTCACGGCCCGAGCCGCGACGGCGAAACCCCCCGCTCGGGTCGGACGCGAGGAGTCCGGCGGGAGCGAGGACGGACCGCGCGGACGAGTGCGCCGGGTCGGCGCCGGCGTCCGCCGCCGTCTCGGACCCTCGGTGCTGGCCCCGCGGACGATCCTCCCCGCGACGGCGACGCTGTCGACGTTCGCGGTGATCGTCCTGCTGGTCGCCTCGCTCGGGACCGTCGGCGCCTCGCTCGGGACGGCCGGGACGGCGATCGCCGAGCCCGACGCCGCCCACCCCGCCGACAGCCGGGTCTCGGCCGACTACGCCGAGAGCCTCGAGCAGCGGGGGATCCCAGCGAGCCCGGAGATCCTGCTGTTCGCGAGCCACGACGAGGAGCCCTACCTCGTTCGGGGCGCCGACTACGGGGCGTTCGCGAGCGTCTCCGACCCGCGTCTCGTCGAGGGAACCGAGCCGACGGCCGACGAGGACGCCGTCGTTGGGGTCGAGCTGGCCGACGCCCTCGGGGTCGGGCCCGGCGACGAGCTGGTCGTCGGCGGGAGCACCGACGCGGCGGTCGGGATGGTGACCGTCGTTGGCACCGTCGAGACGGGCGGGTTCGCGGACCACCAGCTGCTGGTCTCGCTACCGACCGCGCGTCACCTCTCGGCGCTCGAGGGCGACGACGTGAACCAGATCCGCACGGCCGCCGCACCCGCCGAGGACGCCGACGGCGAGGCGGTGACGGTGGTCGACGTCGACGGGCCGGCTCACGTCGCTCCCGGCGAGTCGGTCACCGCCGAGGCGACCGTCTGGAACCCCACCGCCGAGGACGTCGAGCGGACTCTCGAGGCGCAACTCGGGGACGACGAGGCGAGCCGAACCGTCGAGATCGAGCCCTACGAACACCGCACCGTCGCGTTCGAGCTGGCGACGTCCGTGGCCGACGAGTACGAGCTGACGGTCGGCGACGTGACGAGCTCGGTCGTCGTCGCGGACGCGGCGCCGCTTGAGTCGCCCGCGCTGCCGGCGTCCGGCCCCCCGGGGGCGTCGCTGTCGGTTCCCGTCGAGACGATCGACGGCGAGCCGGTTTCGAACGCGACGGTGCGGGTCGGGAACCGAACCGCAGAGACAGGCGCCGACGGCGTCGCGGGAATCGAGCTCCCGGCCGACCCCGGGACGTACGAGGCGACGGTTCGGGCCGGAGAGCGCGAGCACACCGCGTCGATCCGCGTCGCTCGAGACGCCGACCGCGACCCCGCGACGTCGGTATCGATCAGCCCGTCCTCGCCGTCGGTCCACGCCCAGCCGACCGCGGCGGTCGAGCTCGTGAACCCGTGGAACCGGTCCGTCGAGAGCCCGATCGAGCTCGCGGGCGCCGAGGCGAGCGAGCGGACGACGGTCGCTCTCGAGCCCGGCGAGACGACAACGCGGACGACGACGCTCTCCCGTCAGCCTCCGGGAAACCACTCCGTCGCCGTCGCCACCGGGGACCGAACCCTGGCGACGACCGAGTACGAGGTCGTTGGGGACGACCGCGTGGTGAGCGCGCTGGCCGCCAGCGGCCACCATCGGGCCGACGGCGGAATCGAGACGGCGATCGAGTACGCCGTCGGCAACCTCCAGGTCCTGCTGGGAGCGCTGACGGCGCTCGCGGCGGTGACCGTCGTCGGCGCGACCAGCGCCGTCCTCGCGCGAGCGATTCGCGCCCGCCGTCGGACCCTCGCGATCTACCGGGCCACCGGCGCGTCGCCGCGGCGTCTTCTCGGGATCGTGCTGGGCGACGCCGCCAGGATCGGGGTCGTCGCCTCGGCCGCCGCGGTCGGGGTCGCCGTCGGCGTCCTCGAGCTCCTGGCCGTGACCGGGCGGCTGACGGCCTTTGGGATCTCGCTTGCCCCCCGGCCGACGGCGACGGTCGCGCTCGCCGTCTTCGGCGGCGGGCTCGTGTTGACCCTCGTCGCGGCGCTGGTCGCGACCCTGCCGATACTCCAGCGACCGCCCGCCTCGTTGCTGGCCGCGTCCTCGGCCCGAATAGCGACCGATCGTCGCGAACGTTCGGCACCCGGTTCGGAGCCCGAACACGACCAAACTGATTGA
- a CDS encoding S8 family peptidase encodes MSRNGRSRRDVLRLLGTAGASLSFVGLASASDGRARYVAQTSNPMRIERAGFEVLSELADGDVALVAGPEDATDDLAAVSGVSTAVPDFEVKLEGPAPAEADVEPAVVDVDPDDVYEELLWDKQLQKVREAHEYATGAGRTVAILDTGVDEDHPDLNVDGDHSVVITDGEPVQEVGDSGFHGTHVAGTAAGTGDVAMVGTAPDATIVSVRILGPDTGTWGDILAGMAYAAEIGADAANMSIGTVPIPPQAHAEGYNQLMQSVANTVTRDGTLLVGSAGNDDANLQQGGFFTLPNSLSGVFSISATTPTDLKTHYSNYGTNEIGVGAPGGGYETEERTFEDEDVEYPWPLNGVFSTVPDTGLLPDPYPDTTIAGEAYGWAMGTSMAAPQVSGLAALVRERDPTTNARQVESAIAHGAEGTNGRSNPDLAAGRINALRTVEDL; translated from the coding sequence ATGTCACGCAACGGCAGATCGCGGAGGGACGTGTTACGGCTGCTAGGGACCGCGGGTGCGAGCCTCTCGTTCGTCGGGCTCGCCTCGGCGAGCGACGGACGGGCGCGGTACGTCGCTCAAACCTCCAACCCCATGAGGATCGAACGCGCGGGGTTCGAGGTGCTGTCGGAGCTGGCCGACGGCGATGTCGCGCTGGTCGCTGGTCCCGAGGACGCAACTGACGACCTTGCCGCCGTCTCCGGCGTCTCGACGGCGGTTCCGGACTTCGAGGTCAAACTCGAGGGGCCCGCGCCCGCCGAGGCAGACGTCGAACCGGCCGTCGTCGACGTCGATCCGGACGACGTCTACGAGGAGTTGCTCTGGGACAAGCAGCTCCAGAAGGTCCGGGAGGCCCACGAGTACGCCACCGGAGCGGGCCGGACCGTCGCCATCCTCGATACCGGCGTCGACGAGGACCATCCCGATCTGAACGTCGACGGAGACCACAGCGTTGTGATCACCGACGGAGAGCCGGTTCAGGAGGTCGGCGACTCGGGGTTCCACGGGACACACGTGGCGGGAACCGCCGCGGGAACGGGTGACGTCGCGATGGTCGGAACCGCGCCGGACGCGACGATCGTCTCGGTCCGGATCCTCGGCCCCGACACGGGTACGTGGGGTGACATCCTCGCAGGAATGGCGTACGCCGCCGAGATCGGCGCCGACGCTGCGAACATGAGTATCGGGACGGTGCCCATCCCGCCCCAGGCACACGCCGAGGGCTACAACCAGCTGATGCAGTCGGTCGCGAACACCGTTACGCGTGACGGGACCCTGTTAGTCGGCAGCGCTGGGAACGACGACGCGAACCTCCAGCAGGGCGGCTTCTTCACACTTCCAAACAGCCTCTCCGGCGTGTTCTCGATCAGCGCGACGACGCCGACCGATCTGAAGACCCACTACTCGAACTACGGCACCAACGAGATCGGCGTTGGCGCACCCGGCGGCGGGTATGAGACCGAAGAACGGACGTTCGAGGACGAGGACGTCGAGTACCCGTGGCCGCTGAACGGGGTGTTCTCGACGGTTCCGGACACGGGCCTCCTTCCCGATCCGTACCCGGACACGACGATCGCCGGCGAGGCCTATGGGTGGGCGATGGGCACCTCGATGGCGGCCCCACAGGTGTCCGGACTCGCCGCGCTGGTCCGCGAGCGCGACCCGACGACGAACGCTCGCCAGGTCGAGAGCGCGATCGCTCACGGCGCCGAGGGAACGAACGGTCGCAGCAACCCCGACCTCGCCGCGGGG